From the Thermococcus sp. 18S1 genome, one window contains:
- a CDS encoding 4Fe-4S dicluster domain-containing protein, which produces MFVLAVIYENCTGCHLCELACSFKHHGVFDLSLSRITILTKPEVQTSVQVYCLQCQDAACERVCPVDAISRDKNGAYIINYDRCIGCRECAYACPFGAISFEVEARPIKCDLCEGEPECAAVCPHDAIVYMEEKKAARELKKAKAAGVAYGLYGGKETSEHPRKKAEEAVEYLLELVEKSGELDI; this is translated from the coding sequence ATGTTCGTACTGGCCGTCATCTATGAGAACTGCACCGGCTGCCACCTCTGCGAATTAGCATGCTCCTTCAAGCATCATGGCGTCTTCGACCTCTCGCTGTCGAGGATAACCATCCTCACCAAGCCCGAGGTGCAGACGTCGGTTCAGGTCTACTGCCTCCAGTGCCAGGATGCGGCCTGTGAACGGGTCTGCCCCGTGGATGCGATAAGCAGGGACAAGAACGGTGCCTACATCATAAACTACGACCGCTGCATAGGCTGCAGGGAGTGCGCCTACGCCTGTCCCTTCGGGGCGATAAGCTTTGAGGTGGAGGCGAGGCCGATAAAGTGCGACCTCTGCGAGGGCGAGCCCGAGTGCGCCGCGGTTTGTCCGCACGACGCCATAGTCTACATGGAGGAAAAGAAAGCTGCGAGGGAGCTGAAGAAGGCCAAGGCGGCAGGAGTTGCCTACGGACTCTATGGCGGGAAGGAGACGTCAGAACATCCAAGGAAAAAGGCGGAAGAGGCCGTTGAATACCTGCTGGAGCTCGTGGAGAAGAGTGGGGAGCTGGACATCTGA
- a CDS encoding MEMO1 family protein, producing the protein MAEVRYPAVAGSFYPSGEALIEMLEEFFNDLGEEGSERRITAGVAPHAGYVFSGYTASRTYKAIFEDGLPETFVILGPNHTGLGSPIAIYPSGKWRTPLGDIDVDSEMAKTIAKLSGIADLDELAHEYEHSIEVQLPFIQYLAELAGKEVRIVPIALGIQDEEVSEDLGKAVFEASEELGRDVIVVASTDFMHYGPMYGYVPFRARASELPHRIKEWDFRVIRRILDFDVRGMFRELHEMNHTMCGPGGVGTAMVYSRLVGALEAELLHYTTSFEVSRSTDAIVGYASIVMRR; encoded by the coding sequence ATGGCTGAGGTGAGATACCCCGCCGTTGCAGGCAGCTTCTACCCGTCGGGCGAAGCGCTCATCGAGATGCTGGAGGAGTTCTTCAACGATCTCGGCGAGGAGGGAAGCGAGAGGAGGATTACTGCCGGCGTTGCGCCCCACGCGGGCTACGTCTTCTCGGGCTACACAGCTTCGAGGACGTACAAGGCCATCTTCGAGGACGGCCTGCCGGAGACCTTTGTAATCCTCGGCCCGAACCATACCGGCCTCGGCTCTCCGATAGCGATCTATCCCTCAGGAAAATGGCGCACACCCCTCGGCGACATCGATGTTGATTCCGAGATGGCCAAGACCATAGCGAAGCTCTCAGGAATAGCTGACTTGGACGAGCTTGCCCACGAATACGAGCACTCGATAGAGGTCCAGCTTCCCTTCATCCAGTACCTCGCCGAGCTCGCCGGTAAAGAAGTTAGAATCGTGCCGATAGCCCTCGGCATTCAGGACGAGGAGGTTTCCGAAGACCTCGGAAAGGCCGTCTTTGAAGCGAGCGAGGAGCTTGGTAGGGACGTTATTGTCGTAGCGAGCACCGACTTCATGCACTACGGCCCGATGTACGGCTACGTGCCCTTCAGGGCGAGGGCGAGCGAGCTTCCCCACAGGATAAAGGAGTGGGATTTCAGGGTGATAAGGAGAATCCTCGACTTCGACGTTAGGGGCATGTTCAGGGAGCTCCACGAGATGAACCACACCATGTGCGGGCCTGGAGGAGTCGGAACGGCGATGGTTTACTCCCGCCTTGTCGGAGCGCTTGAGGCGGAACTGCTACATTACACGACGAGCTTCGAGGTCAGCCGCTCTACGGATGCCATCGTAGGCTACGCGAGCATCGTGATGAGAAGGTAA
- the udp gene encoding uridine phosphorylase, giving the protein MVEKFVSADRPQTEEGYQYHIACKPGDVSRYVLLPGDPERVPKISSLWDEAREIAFHREYRTHTGKYKGVPISVTSTGIGGPSTAIAIEELAAIGADTFIRVGSTGAIQPGMEIGDLIIAKAAVRLEGTSKQYVRVEYPAVADLEVTLALIEAAETLGVRYHLGITASTDSFYLGQGRPGLKGYFPSFAKHIMDDLRQANVTNFEMEAATLYTLSSIYGLRAGCVCSVFANRVTNEFGKAGEKEAALVASEAVKILAEWDEEKEKAGKKVWFPGLRRV; this is encoded by the coding sequence ATGGTGGAAAAGTTCGTTTCAGCGGACAGACCTCAGACGGAAGAGGGCTATCAGTACCATATTGCGTGCAAGCCGGGGGACGTTTCGAGGTACGTTCTGCTCCCCGGCGATCCTGAGAGGGTGCCGAAGATAAGCTCCCTCTGGGACGAGGCTAGGGAGATAGCCTTCCACAGGGAATACAGAACGCACACCGGCAAGTATAAGGGGGTCCCCATAAGCGTTACCTCGACAGGAATAGGCGGCCCATCAACGGCGATAGCCATAGAGGAGCTTGCCGCAATAGGCGCAGACACCTTCATAAGGGTCGGCTCAACCGGTGCAATCCAGCCGGGCATGGAGATAGGGGACCTGATCATAGCAAAGGCAGCGGTTAGGCTTGAAGGGACTTCAAAGCAGTACGTCCGCGTCGAGTATCCGGCGGTTGCGGACCTCGAGGTTACTCTAGCGCTCATCGAGGCCGCGGAGACTTTGGGTGTGCGCTATCACCTCGGCATAACGGCCTCGACCGACAGCTTCTACCTCGGCCAGGGGAGGCCGGGACTCAAGGGCTACTTCCCTAGCTTCGCAAAGCACATAATGGATGACTTGAGGCAGGCCAACGTCACCAACTTCGAGATGGAGGCGGCGACGCTCTACACGCTTTCCAGCATCTACGGGCTGAGGGCCGGCTGCGTCTGCTCCGTCTTCGCCAACAGGGTGACCAACGAGTTTGGCAAGGCCGGAGAGAAGGAAGCGGCTCTCGTTGCCAGCGAGGCCGTAAAGATACTCGCGGAGTGGGACGAGGAGAAGGAGAAGGCCGGGAAGAAGGTCTGGTTCCCAGGACTGAGAAGGGTTTGA
- a CDS encoding A/G-specific adenine glycosylase, with product MECPTPEELVTEFRKRLIEWGRANYEEWPWRKDRTPYKVLIAELLLKRTTRQAVGREYNKFIEKFPDIESIYRASFEEVRDAFRPLGLYNQRAKQLKEVARAVVEQYGGEIPDDIDRLKSLPGVADYIAGAVMSFGFGKPAIIPDANVIRVLARVTGIERWSSRGKLKLYAVLEKLLPEDGHEDFNYALLDLGGTVCRYDRPRCFKCPLRDLCVMGHNDEEMKQCLRRLYKKLGKRDSVHTKVKEQNKR from the coding sequence TTGGAGTGCCCGACGCCTGAAGAACTAGTAACTGAGTTTAGAAAACGGCTCATAGAGTGGGGGAGGGCGAACTATGAGGAGTGGCCCTGGAGGAAGGACAGGACACCTTACAAAGTCCTCATAGCAGAACTGTTGCTAAAAAGGACTACCAGACAGGCAGTGGGTAGGGAATACAACAAGTTTATAGAAAAGTTCCCGGACATTGAGAGCATCTACCGGGCAAGTTTTGAGGAAGTGCGGGACGCATTTCGCCCCCTTGGCCTTTACAACCAGAGGGCAAAACAGCTCAAAGAGGTGGCCAGGGCTGTTGTGGAACAGTACGGGGGCGAGATCCCCGACGACATAGACAGGCTGAAGTCCCTCCCGGGGGTAGCTGACTACATAGCTGGGGCGGTGATGAGTTTCGGGTTTGGGAAGCCCGCCATAATACCCGACGCGAATGTGATACGGGTTCTGGCACGTGTGACGGGAATTGAGAGGTGGTCATCAAGGGGCAAACTTAAGCTATATGCTGTGTTAGAAAAACTCCTGCCAGAAGACGGCCACGAGGACTTCAACTACGCCCTCCTTGACCTGGGTGGTACTGTGTGCCGCTATGATCGTCCTAGGTGTTTTAAGTGTCCACTCCGGGATCTGTGTGTGATGGGGCACAACGACGAGGAAATGAAACAGTGCCTCAGAAGACTTTACAAAAAACTAGGAAAAAGGGACTCGGTACATACTAAGGTAAAAGAGCAGAACAAAAGATAG
- a CDS encoding DNA cytosine methyltransferase, whose amino-acid sequence MEEAVRYDTLKPQIWAFTQKFRGKGFSKGDARAYLSLLAELVHLETGEDIVSALGWALEHAMALFRKGKGAVEEDYHRKYREWLDADRSKIDLKRFVPMENRVKAERYRPAEPVYSISLFTGAYGLDLGFEQAGFEATVGLDISEWSYRNFHANRPKSPFILGDINKISTEDILKEAGLRPGEVDVLTGGPPCQPFSTAGKRQGLNDPRASALMQYIRVIKEARPKVFVMEEVTGLLNARLKHVPIKERGKRPLRPEEEPGSVWKVVMKELEGTGYLVKDAVLNAADYGTPQFRERVIVIGVRPDIAKELGLTKDSVLHPRPTHTGPNRNRGRAKEVPLDEWLGHRKVGLPPWLTLAEAIADIEDHIGYIPLGPKYMRYIKYVPPGGNWRQIPDELKPEAMNSAYYAGGGKMGFYRRLTWFEPSPTLVTSPSMKATMMVHPLEDRPVSVREYLRIQGFPDDWKVVLSVSQAYKVFGEAVPVPLARAVALKVRRDILGVPDA is encoded by the coding sequence ATGGAAGAAGCAGTGAGGTATGATACGCTCAAGCCCCAAATTTGGGCGTTCACTCAGAAGTTCCGCGGGAAAGGGTTCAGTAAGGGGGACGCTAGGGCGTACCTCTCGCTCCTGGCCGAGCTCGTACACCTTGAGACCGGCGAGGACATAGTAAGTGCGCTAGGGTGGGCCTTGGAACACGCAATGGCCCTATTCAGGAAAGGGAAGGGTGCTGTCGAGGAGGACTACCACAGGAAATACCGGGAGTGGCTAGACGCGGACAGGTCAAAAATTGACCTGAAGAGGTTTGTCCCAATGGAAAACAGAGTGAAAGCGGAGAGGTACCGGCCGGCAGAACCTGTTTACAGCATATCCCTTTTTACTGGGGCTTACGGCCTTGACCTGGGCTTTGAACAGGCAGGCTTTGAGGCCACGGTCGGCCTGGACATATCGGAGTGGTCTTACCGGAACTTCCACGCAAACCGTCCGAAGAGCCCCTTCATACTCGGAGACATAAATAAGATTTCGACAGAGGACATACTGAAGGAGGCCGGCCTCCGGCCTGGTGAAGTAGACGTCCTCACCGGCGGCCCCCCCTGCCAGCCGTTCAGCACGGCCGGGAAGAGGCAGGGGCTAAACGACCCGAGGGCCTCGGCCCTTATGCAGTACATACGGGTCATCAAGGAAGCGAGGCCGAAGGTATTCGTGATGGAAGAAGTGACCGGGCTACTCAACGCACGCCTCAAGCACGTCCCCATAAAGGAGCGTGGTAAACGGCCTCTCCGGCCCGAAGAGGAGCCCGGCTCTGTATGGAAAGTGGTTATGAAAGAGCTCGAGGGCACTGGTTACCTAGTAAAAGACGCTGTCTTGAATGCCGCGGACTACGGCACCCCGCAGTTCCGTGAGAGGGTCATTGTCATTGGCGTCAGGCCAGACATCGCCAAGGAACTGGGGCTTACCAAGGACAGCGTGCTACACCCAAGGCCCACCCACACAGGGCCTAACAGGAATAGGGGGAGGGCGAAAGAGGTTCCTCTTGACGAATGGCTGGGCCATAGAAAGGTTGGTCTGCCCCCGTGGCTGACCCTGGCAGAAGCGATAGCAGATATAGAAGACCACATAGGGTACATCCCGCTCGGGCCGAAGTATATGAGGTACATAAAGTACGTGCCCCCAGGGGGGAACTGGAGGCAGATACCTGACGAACTGAAGCCTGAGGCTATGAACAGCGCATACTATGCTGGGGGCGGAAAAATGGGCTTCTACCGGAGGCTCACGTGGTTCGAACCTTCCCCGACACTCGTCACCTCGCCGTCTATGAAGGCCACGATGATGGTGCACCCACTTGAGGACAGGCCAGTCTCAGTCAGGGAGTACCTCCGGATACAGGGGTTCCCTGACGACTGGAAAGTTGTTCTCTCAGTGTCACAGGCCTACAAGGTCTTTGGTGAGGCAGTGCCCGTGCCATTGGCCAGGGCAGTCGCACTCAAGGTCAGGAGGGATATCCTTGGAGTGCCCGACGCCTGA
- a CDS encoding isopentenyl phosphate kinase: protein MIIVKVGGSVFSDKKGEPENFDHETVGNIAKEIAKFYPREDFIIVHGGGSFGHPEAKKYGIREGLPEDWDTANFRRIGFTETHQAMLRANANFIKAFVREGLPAFSVSTSSVFITENGEVAYGDLEVVERLLELRFIPVLFGDVSIDLAKGIDILSGDQIITYLAKMLEPDKVIFLMDVDGIYDGRPGEGSLIQNLSRAEIDSLLERLHCMAAGTDVTGGICNKLREAKKIAEHSEVWFVNGKVPERLSGAIRGDGFGTRIKR, encoded by the coding sequence ATGATAATCGTCAAAGTTGGCGGCAGCGTCTTCAGCGATAAGAAGGGTGAGCCCGAGAACTTTGACCACGAAACCGTGGGGAACATAGCCAAGGAGATAGCCAAGTTCTATCCCCGTGAGGACTTCATCATCGTCCATGGAGGAGGGAGCTTTGGCCACCCCGAGGCAAAAAAGTACGGTATACGGGAAGGCCTCCCCGAAGACTGGGATACCGCCAACTTCAGGAGGATAGGCTTCACCGAGACCCATCAGGCCATGCTCCGGGCAAACGCGAACTTCATCAAAGCGTTCGTCCGTGAGGGTCTGCCTGCCTTCTCCGTCTCGACATCCTCCGTCTTCATAACCGAGAACGGTGAGGTGGCCTACGGAGACCTTGAGGTCGTGGAAAGACTGCTGGAACTCAGGTTCATTCCCGTTCTCTTTGGAGACGTTTCGATAGACCTCGCGAAGGGCATAGACATACTCTCCGGCGACCAGATCATCACCTACCTCGCCAAGATGCTTGAGCCGGACAAGGTTATCTTCCTCATGGACGTTGACGGAATCTACGACGGCAGGCCCGGCGAGGGGAGCCTGATTCAGAACCTCAGCAGGGCGGAGATAGATTCCCTCCTCGAAAGGCTCCACTGCATGGCGGCTGGAACCGACGTCACCGGCGGAATCTGCAACAAGCTGAGGGAGGCGAAGAAGATAGCCGAGCACTCGGAGGTCTGGTTCGTCAACGGAAAGGTTCCGGAAAGGCTGAGTGGGGCGATAAGGGGCGACGGCTTTGGAACGAGAATCAAAAGGTAA
- a CDS encoding 4Fe-4S dicluster domain-containing protein: MEYLLHVLTEKCTGCMDCVEACPIEDGIRVIPLPTLPERWDIAICRHCNPAPCVEVCEFGALSVSENGAVTLNQSLCTSCKACTAVCPFGAVFLRPDGMMAKCDLCSGSPRCVAACEEGALVYERVERKRFLMREKPSVVELLEFKGLR, from the coding sequence ATGGAGTACCTTCTCCACGTTCTGACGGAGAAGTGCACCGGCTGCATGGACTGCGTCGAGGCGTGCCCGATCGAGGACGGGATTAGGGTGATTCCCCTCCCCACCCTTCCGGAGCGATGGGACATTGCAATCTGCCGTCACTGCAACCCAGCACCCTGCGTCGAGGTCTGCGAGTTCGGGGCGCTCAGTGTTTCGGAGAATGGAGCTGTGACCCTGAACCAGTCCCTCTGCACCTCCTGCAAGGCCTGCACTGCGGTGTGTCCATTCGGCGCGGTCTTCCTAAGGCCGGATGGGATGATGGCGAAGTGCGACCTCTGCTCCGGAAGCCCAAGGTGCGTCGCGGCCTGCGAAGAGGGTGCCCTCGTCTACGAGAGAGTCGAGAGAAAGAGGTTTCTGATGAGGGAGAAACCTTCGGTGGTGGAGCTTCTAGAATTCAAGGGACTGCGGTGA
- a CDS encoding pyridoxal-phosphate dependent enzyme, whose translation MLVCSKCGREYPEEFRLTCECGGTLLVRRELPLDFSDALTGYLDMRRYLRLLPVSEGHLPELAPAITPVSKLDIGGVTTFFKLEYLQPTGSFKDRGTWVTVAKLREEGIAEVVLDSSGNAAISLAAFARSAGIKAHLFVPAHTSPGKLTLLEKLGAELHIVNGDRMTVHREAVRFSEGKGLPYVSHWLNPYFLEGTKTAAFEAYEQLGVPDYVIAPAGSGTLFLGLWKGFSELKGMGEIDELPIFAAVQASGYESLCERSSVKSHLAEGIAITEPPRLEEMKAVLDETGGICVSVGDSEIARALKWLWERGFMVEPTSAVVLAALWRLQESGFISSGSRVLLPLTGSGLKMVEGI comes from the coding sequence GTGCTGGTATGCTCTAAATGCGGGAGGGAATACCCCGAAGAATTCAGGCTAACCTGCGAATGCGGGGGCACGCTGCTGGTCAGGCGTGAACTTCCCCTAGACTTCAGCGATGCCCTCACCGGATATCTCGATATGAGAAGGTACCTGAGGCTCCTTCCGGTTTCTGAAGGGCATCTCCCAGAACTGGCTCCCGCGATAACTCCCGTCTCCAAACTCGATATCGGAGGTGTAACAACTTTCTTCAAGCTCGAATACCTCCAGCCGACTGGCTCATTTAAGGACAGGGGCACCTGGGTGACTGTGGCGAAGCTGAGAGAGGAGGGCATCGCCGAGGTAGTCCTCGACAGCTCCGGTAACGCGGCGATAAGCCTGGCCGCCTTTGCAAGGAGTGCCGGAATAAAGGCCCATCTCTTCGTCCCGGCTCACACAAGCCCCGGAAAGCTGACCCTCCTGGAGAAGCTGGGGGCGGAGCTTCACATCGTCAACGGCGATAGAATGACCGTTCACCGGGAGGCCGTGCGCTTCTCTGAAGGGAAAGGGCTACCCTACGTTTCCCACTGGCTCAACCCCTACTTCCTTGAAGGAACCAAGACCGCCGCCTTCGAGGCATACGAGCAACTCGGCGTTCCCGACTACGTTATTGCTCCGGCCGGAAGCGGAACGCTCTTCCTCGGTCTCTGGAAGGGATTCTCAGAACTCAAAGGCATGGGAGAAATCGATGAACTCCCCATCTTTGCCGCCGTCCAGGCTTCGGGCTACGAGAGCCTCTGCGAGCGTTCCTCGGTTAAAAGCCATCTCGCGGAGGGGATAGCGATAACCGAGCCTCCTCGGCTGGAGGAGATGAAAGCAGTTCTTGACGAAACCGGGGGGATATGTGTAAGCGTCGGAGATTCTGAAATAGCGCGCGCTTTGAAATGGCTCTGGGAGAGGGGCTTCATGGTGGAGCCGACCTCCGCAGTGGTTCTCGCAGCCCTGTGGAGGCTCCAGGAGAGCGGTTTCATCTCATCTGGCTCAAGGGTTCTCCTTCCGCTCACCGGCTCAGGGCTGAAGATGGTTGAAGGTATTTAA
- a CDS encoding NAD(P)/FAD-dependent oxidoreductase encodes MEGKIVIVGGGIGGLYTAFNLIENGIDAGRITIVAKEWPPYTRHRLAEIVSGGLSPDEAVLGLAENLQRAGIEILKGEALEPREKEKLVVVKTGNGKRRLRYSKLVVATGGKPFVPPIKGIEKSGVIGFHGRKDVEFLTSLPSGSKVAVIGAGLVGLTAAVALRERGHAVTVIEARERVLPSILAGELSGFLEEHLKDTGTQILTSSLVKEVEGNGRMDGIRLVDGRRLDVDAIVLATGVRPNSSLLRDDGRPIEIDRVGRTAVPDVYALGDCAMSWDFITGKAVYRPLGFVAGHYARLIAEEVAGKGALDRGVIPAVYERIGRAEVYSIGLTPAEAERFGFGVKVEISEGRNWREAILKDEKGRVLGWQRVHLGHFHSIGSAEAYIKIKEAWG; translated from the coding sequence ATGGAAGGGAAAATCGTGATAGTCGGCGGCGGAATCGGGGGGCTCTACACGGCCTTCAACCTCATTGAAAACGGGATCGATGCGGGCAGAATAACCATTGTGGCGAAGGAATGGCCTCCGTACACGAGGCACCGCCTTGCGGAGATAGTCTCCGGGGGACTTTCCCCAGACGAGGCCGTACTCGGCCTTGCGGAGAACCTTCAAAGGGCGGGCATCGAGATCCTGAAAGGTGAGGCCCTAGAACCCAGAGAGAAGGAAAAGCTCGTTGTAGTTAAAACCGGAAACGGAAAACGCCGGCTGAGATACAGCAAGCTGGTGGTGGCAACGGGGGGAAAGCCCTTCGTGCCGCCGATAAAAGGGATTGAGAAGAGTGGTGTTATCGGATTCCACGGCCGGAAAGACGTTGAGTTTCTCACCTCCCTGCCCTCTGGAAGCAAGGTGGCGGTAATCGGGGCCGGGCTCGTCGGGCTGACGGCGGCGGTGGCGCTGAGGGAGAGGGGACACGCCGTCACGGTGATTGAGGCGAGGGAGAGAGTACTTCCCAGCATTCTGGCGGGAGAACTCTCGGGGTTCCTCGAGGAACACTTGAAGGACACAGGAACTCAGATTCTCACGAGTTCCCTCGTGAAGGAAGTTGAGGGAAATGGAAGGATGGACGGAATAAGACTGGTGGACGGGAGGAGACTAGATGTAGATGCGATTGTTCTAGCCACGGGTGTGAGGCCCAACTCCTCGCTTTTGAGGGACGATGGGAGGCCGATAGAGATCGACAGGGTTGGGAGGACCGCGGTTCCCGATGTATACGCCCTGGGAGACTGCGCGATGAGCTGGGACTTTATCACCGGAAAGGCCGTTTACCGCCCCCTCGGCTTCGTCGCCGGACATTACGCGCGGTTGATAGCGGAGGAGGTCGCGGGGAAGGGCGCTCTCGACAGGGGGGTGATCCCCGCGGTCTACGAGAGGATTGGAAGGGCGGAGGTCTACTCCATTGGACTGACACCTGCGGAAGCAGAGCGGTTCGGCTTCGGGGTGAAGGTGGAAATTTCGGAGGGGCGGAACTGGAGGGAAGCCATCCTAAAGGATGAGAAGGGACGCGTGCTCGGATGGCAGAGGGTTCATCTTGGCCATTTCCATTCGATAGGCTCCGCGGAGGCGTACATCAAGATAAAGGAAGCCTGGGGATAA
- a CDS encoding type II toxin-antitoxin system PrlF family antitoxin, giving the protein MREKVLGRSKLWGRGYTTVPVTVRRVLGIEEGDKIRWIFTDDGKVVVEREEGE; this is encoded by the coding sequence ATGCGAGAGAAAGTACTGGGCAGATCCAAACTATGGGGCAGGGGGTATACAACTGTTCCGGTCACAGTCAGGAGGGTGCTTGGTATAGAAGAGGGTGACAAGATCCGGTGGATTTTCACAGATGACGGAAAAGTGGTAGTCGAAAGAGAGGAGGGTGAGTAA
- a CDS encoding mevalonate kinase, whose amino-acid sequence MRVLASAPAKIILFGEHSVVYGKPAIAAAIDLRTYVWAEFNDRGAIKIEAKDIRVPGLTVSFSEDEIYFESDYGKAAEVLSYVRQAIELVREEADANGKGVTVSITSQIPVGAGLGSSAAVAVATIGAVSKLLGLELTNEEIGKLGHKVELLVQGASSGIDPTVSAIGGFIHYEKGNFEHLPFMELPIVVGYTGSSGSTKELVAMVRRTYEEMPEVIEPVLVAMGKIVEKAREVIISDLDEEVRFEKLGRLMNINHGLLDALGVSTKKLSELVYAARVAGAIGAKITGAGGGGCMYALAPENQSEVATAITIAGGTPMITRISREGLRVEEVLP is encoded by the coding sequence ATGAGGGTTCTGGCATCTGCCCCGGCTAAAATTATACTCTTCGGCGAGCACAGCGTCGTTTACGGCAAGCCCGCGATAGCTGCCGCCATAGACCTCAGAACCTATGTGTGGGCGGAGTTCAATGATAGGGGTGCGATAAAGATAGAGGCCAAGGACATACGCGTTCCGGGCCTTACCGTTTCGTTCTCCGAGGACGAGATTTACTTCGAGAGCGACTACGGTAAAGCTGCCGAGGTTCTCAGCTACGTCCGGCAGGCGATAGAGCTGGTGAGGGAGGAGGCCGATGCGAACGGTAAGGGTGTAACAGTTTCGATAACATCCCAGATTCCCGTTGGAGCCGGCCTCGGATCATCCGCCGCCGTGGCTGTAGCCACCATCGGGGCCGTCTCGAAGCTCCTCGGCCTTGAGCTGACCAACGAGGAGATAGGAAAGCTGGGTCATAAGGTCGAGCTCCTCGTTCAGGGGGCATCGAGCGGTATAGATCCCACCGTATCTGCCATAGGCGGCTTCATCCACTACGAGAAGGGGAACTTCGAGCACCTGCCCTTCATGGAGCTGCCCATAGTCGTCGGCTACACAGGGTCGAGCGGGTCAACTAAGGAACTGGTGGCCATGGTGAGGAGAACCTACGAGGAGATGCCCGAGGTCATAGAACCGGTGCTCGTTGCGATGGGCAAGATAGTCGAGAAGGCCCGGGAGGTAATAATCTCCGACCTAGACGAGGAGGTTCGCTTTGAAAAACTCGGACGGCTCATGAACATCAACCACGGCCTCTTAGACGCCCTTGGAGTTTCAACGAAAAAGCTCAGTGAGCTGGTCTATGCCGCGAGGGTTGCCGGAGCGATAGGGGCGAAGATAACCGGCGCCGGCGGTGGCGGCTGCATGTACGCCTTAGCTCCTGAGAACCAGAGTGAAGTCGCGACAGCCATAACGATAGCCGGCGGAACGCCGATGATAACGAGGATAAGCCGCGAAGGACTCAGGGTAGAGGAGGTTCTGCCATGA